GAAAGAATCAGGAGCGGAGGAAGAGAGCAGATGGAAAAGTCAAAAGGCCAATGTCTGAAATCGCGGCACAATTCAAGATTGTAGATTTCGCCGCAGGTCAGGGATAATTCATACTTTCTGCCAAATGGCAGGATTTTTCTCTGAGAAGGTTCATTTTCTTTGTAAATTTCCAGGCTGAGTTTATCCGGAAAAGTCAGTTCCAGGGCGGCAGTCCCATCCTCCCTGCCCGAGGATTTATCATACAAAATCAGGGACCCTGGTGCTGAATTCGGAGATAAGAAGGCTCTCACCGGCTGCAGATTGTATTTCTCCGTAAACCTGCTCACCTTCTGATTATCCTGCTCGAAATACTTATCTCCTGAATGGGATAAATTGCGGACGATTAGGTGATACCTGTCCTGGAGTCCGTTTTCCCATGTTTCCCTGCATTGAGATAGTGCCAGAGCTTTATGAGTCAGAATTTCCCTCCCTGCTGCCAGATCCCTGTCTGGAGAAATCAGAAATTTATCTGGTTTTTCACAGTCAACTTTTAAACATTGCTTAAGCTGAAAATAACTTCTGTCTTTATTAGCTAGTGTATTGATGTCCTGCTGAAGAAATATCAGGACTAAGGAGAAAAGCCAGATCCTCCTGGCCATGGCGTTCACACCTGAAACAGGGTGGCACAGAAGCGCGAGAAAAGGTGGAACAGCCAGCAATGTATCTGCAGTAAATAAAGTGATGAAAAGGTAATACAGCATGGTTCGGCCGGCCTTTGGCACCATGCGGTATCCCAGGAGCAGCGTCAGAAGCCACATGATCTGAACACTGGTTTCATCTCCGCAGAAGTAAAAACCTCCCAGCAGTTTCTGAAACTGTCCGACCAATTCAGAATGCCAGGAAACTTGAATTCCAGATTCAATCAATATCAGCAGCCGGTAAAGGATGAACAGTGAAATCCAGGCGGTCTGGAACAATCCAGGTTTTCTTTCCCATTTGCCTATGAACAGAAGATACAGTATTCCGCCGCTTATCAGCGCCATCCATAACAGATCCGGTTCAAAAAGACCGAGCAGGGCTGCAGCAGCTGTCAGCAAGGCTTTCCCAAGCGTGAGTGGAAGTACCGCACTCCAGAAAATCAGGGACAGATCGAAGTTGATGATTCTGATCAGATCCTGCTGGGCATACAGGAAATACAGAGGAATGAGGGGCAGCAGCATTAAAGACAGCCGGGCAGTCCCAGCTCCTGAAACGGATTTCACCAGCCGGTAAGTAAGGAATCCTCCGGCAATAGAGGCCAGGATCGAGCAGATCCTGAGCGATCCGTAATCCAGACCAAGTGCTTTGCTCAGGCTGATTTCAGGGTACTCAGGACAGGCTCCATTGATGTCCACCAGCAGGATGGCAGCTGCGTAAAGAGTAAAAATGGTCAGCGGATGCCTGCAAACAGCTGCGACAGCTCCAGGAGCGGACAGGCAGCTCCGTAATTCTGCAGCCTGGATTTTCAGTCTGGAGATCAGAGTAAAGGCTCTTTCCGCAGCATAGAAGTAAATCAGTTGAACTGGCGGCTTCAGATAAATTTTAAGCTTCCTGCAGGGCAGACAGTTGCCTAGTGCGATTAATAGCAGGACAAACCAGGCGGCATTGATCATCAATATCCACCATTTTCTGAAAATCAGAGGCAGCCGCAAGTCGAACTCCAGATTGCCCCCACCAGTGGAAACGACCGGAGGAAGTTCCCAGGATGCGTAAAAAAACGGGCAATAGTCGAGCGCTCGGCTCATCCTGAAATGATTCACTGTTCCTGTAGACAGGGGAACTTTAAAATTGTAGTTCCAGAGCTGTACCTGCGGGTTTCGCCAGTTTTCCTCGGAATAATATTCCAGGATTGTTGAGCAGTCGAATTTGAGTTGCAGCTGCGATTCAGTTTCGCTGACTGTTGATGTGCGTTGCCTGAATGCGACTAAAGAAAATGGGGCTGAACCAGGAGTATTAAATGCAAAAGCAGGTACCAGGTTGTTTTCCCTTATCAAGCATCGAGTGATCTCTGCTTCCCTCTCGCCGATGCTGCTTACTTGCTCCGGCGAATTTTCAATAAAAAGTACATTTTCGTGGCCTGGAATCAGTTTCTGATTCAACCTCTCCCTGGCCAGATCCATAGACATCTCTTTTTTTTCAAGCAGAGGGATCAGGCGGCACATCAAGCGCTGTGCAACCTGGCTGCTTCGCTCAGACGGGGAATACAGAAGATTCGTCCCTTCCCGCAAGTCTTTATCGAGATACTGTTTGAGCTGCGACAGGCTGTGGTCGCATTTAAGCAGTGTATCCAGGTCACCCTGCAGGAAGATCAGCATGATTGCCAGGGAAAACAACGCAGCGAACGGATTCGGAAGCTTTCCTGCAATGTATCCAAACAGGATCAGGATCAGGGGAGCCAGGAAGCCGAACTCAGTGGCTTCTGGATTTACTGCCGGGCCGTTCGCAAACGGATGGAACATAAAAAGCAGGGTCAGGCTGAGCAGGATTGCCGAACAGATGGACAGGAATTTTCTCAATTCTCCGCATCTGCCGGCAGTGAATACTCCTGAAATCAAAGTTATCCCGACCAGCATCGCCGCATACCTGAACTGCACTGAAAAAAGAAATCCATTGGTAAAGCTATAGATAAAGTCATGCAGCGCCGGGATCTGGTTCCAGTATTGGGTACAGAGAAGATCAAAGCTCTTTGGCCGGAATTTCTGAAGCCCACTCAAAAAATAAATTATCGAGGGGGAAGAGAAGATCAGCACTGCAGCCTGCCATTTGAGAAAATGATCCCTGTTCAACTCTTTCTTGTGTATTACTGAAAACAGGATGCTGAAGAGGTAAATCCCCAGAAAGCCGCCCTGGGAAAAAGTAAACCCGGCCAGGCTCACGCAGGCCAGCAGTTCCCATGAGCAGCCCCCGCGCAGGAATCTCAAAAAAAGAAAAAGGTAGAACGCGGTCAGAAAGACAGTTACTGAAGCCTCGGGAAATTGGAGATTAAGGCAGAATAAAAATGGGGAAAGCGAGGCAAAGAGTGCTGAATAGAGTCCTGTTTTCACTCCAAACAGCTCTTTCCCCAGCAGGTAGATACAATAGATTCCCAGCAGTCCTACTGTCTTCGCGGAAGTCGCGGATATGCCCAGTGAATGCTCGCTGAAGAGCAAAACAGTAAATGCGAAAACCAGGGTAAAGAAAAGAGGAGGGTTCAGGTGCTCAGACTCCATTTTCTGGCGAAATTCAGATGCAATGCCGGAAAACCATCCCAGAAGCAATTCCCGGTAATTTCTCAGGTCAGACTGCAGGAGCCCCAGAATCGAGGAAAAAAGCAGAAAGCACCAGGCCAGATCCAGGAGCAGTATCCAGGGTGTTCTGAAATAAAAAGGTATATTCAGATTTCTGACCTCTTCTCCACGTTTCAGAAACAACAATGGCGGGAGGCAGAGTGAAGGATTGAAAAGCTGGGAATGGACATTTTCCGACCAGGTGTGCAACCGTCTCCAGGCGTCCAGATGATAGCATTTTCCGGTAGACAAGGTCAGAGAGGCTGTGCCGTTATCGTCGGCAATCGTCTGGATTGCCTCAGGTTCGTCTTCAGAGTAAAGATTGTACCCCATGGGCAGCCTGTTTTTCAGTTTCAATGAATATATCTCCCCTGTAGAGCAAGGTTGGGAGTTGCCATACACAGTAATCGCCTGATAAGGACTCTGGGGAGAAAAAAATACGGCCTGAGGATTCAATGAATATTTCTTTCTGAGATAGTCTCTGGCAATCAGGTCCTGTGGCTGGCTTTCTCCTAGGCGCTGCCCGATTTCCCTGAAGACCAGGAATACATTCCCAGTTCCGGTCTGAGCATCGATCAAAGTTTCAATGCTGCCTGCAGACAGGCCTTTATACGAAGGCCAGGCCAGGGACCGGGAGCCGGCAATGTATGAGCCGGCCACTTCGCTCAGCGCGAAAGGGGAGGTGAAAACAGTTCCGCCCAAGCCTTTCAGATAATCCCTGATCTGAAACAGGCTCCTGTCCAGGTTGTCCTGATAGCCGAGAATGCTCTGGAAAAATATCAGGAGCAGCGCTCCGAGAGCCGGGATCCTGACCATCCCCGGCAGCAGTGTGAAAAACCTGGCCATGAAGATCAGGAGAGCCGGCAGTGCTATGATCCCATGCCTCATCCTGTAAACAGCCACTCCTGAAAAATGGAAAAAAAGTTCGGAAGTGAAAAAAAGGAGGAGCAGAGGAATCAATAAATAACCCAGCAGGAACAGCTCCCCTGAATTCTGCCCGCGATATACCCTGAGCAGCATCGTAGTCAGCACAATCAGCAGAAACAGGGTAATCGCCCACCAGGAATAATAATAAAAATATCCTTCCAGGAAATGCCTGATGATCTCGATGAATTCGAAGAAATGAGTCGGAGGAAGCCAGCCTGCGCAGGATTTCAGCAAAGTCCCGTACCTGGAGTTGAGCGGGGAGACGCTTCCGAAAATCAGGACAGGGCTGAGCCCGGCAAAGACAGATAACATCCAGACGAAAAGGCTGCGAAGTCCTGCCTTCTGGTTCAGGGTGGCCAAAAAATGCAGGGCTGCGAAAGCGAACACAAAGATAAAGTAATAGTCGCTGTAAAATCCGGCAAGCGAGGAAACAACCAGTACCGCCAGAGACTTTCTGCCCGGATTTTCCCGGAAACGCAGATAATACAGGATGAACTGCGCGCTCGCCCAGTAAAGCATCGAATACATCCGGGCTTCCTGTGAATGATAGAAATGGAAAGGATTGAAGGCGCAGAGCAGCGCAGCGAACAGACCTGCGTTCAGTCCGAACATGAAAGAGCCGAGCCTGAAAGTATAATAAATTCCGGCTACTCCGAAGAAGACAGAAACAAGTCTCAGGCAGGTTTCCAGTGAAAACGGCAGCTTAAGGAAAGGTCTTTCCAGTAAATAATATGTGGGAGGGTGTGTATCTTCCTGCAGCACCCGGGAAACAAGGCTCAGAGCTGAACATTCCCGGTTGATCTTTAAACCATAGTGTTCGTCCCAGTCCAGACAGAAATCGGACAGGCGATAAAGGCGCAGCGCTAGTCCCAGGACCAGAATCAGCAGGATCAGATGCTTTTTTTTCATTATAAACACGGAATCACCGTCCGCACACGGAATTCAGAAGTCCCGGAATTTCTCTGCAGGCGCGGTTGTAGTCCTCCTGAACCCCGATGTCGATGAAATAGCCTTGAGAAACAAATCCGCCGATTTTCAGTTGATCCGGATTTTTCTGCAGCAGCTCCGTTTCCAGCGAAAATTTCTCAGGCAGCTTTAATCCCTTTAATGATTTCCTGGACATCACATAAACACCGGCATTGATCAACCCAGACTGCCGGGATTTTTTTTCAGAAAAAGTTTCCACCATTTTACCCTTGGTCAGGGTAATGCAGCCGTATCTCTCAAAATTCTGCAGCTCACGCAGGGCAATGGTGATATCACAGCCGTTCTCGACATGCCATTGCAGAAGTTTCCGGGGGTCAAGCTCCAGAAAAGTGTCGCCATTAAAAACAGGAAAACAATCGCCCTGCATCAGGGGGAGAGCATGCAGGACAGCACCACCGGTACCCAGTGGTGTTTCCTCCTGAGAGTATTCGATGGTTGTCCCGTCAAGCCTGGATCCGAAAAAGTCACTGATCCGGTCCGCCATGAATCCAGTGGAGATCACCAGTCTCTGGAAGCCACTGACAGAAAGATATTTAAGCAGATACCAGAGAAATGGTTTCCCCTCAATGGGAAACATAGGTTTCGGAAGCCCCATTGCAGAGCTCTGCAGCCTGGTTCCCATCCCTCCTGCCAAGATCAGACCTTCCATCATCGGGTCAGCTCGCCCAGGTTTCCAGGCCCTTGTCGACGAATTGGAATCTTCTGAACTCCCCTCCGAATTCCTTCAATCTTTCT
The sequence above is drawn from the Candidatus Wallbacteria bacterium genome and encodes:
- a CDS encoding nucleotidyltransferase family protein yields the protein MEGLILAGGMGTRLQSSAMGLPKPMFPIEGKPFLWYLLKYLSVSGFQRLVISTGFMADRISDFFGSRLDGTTIEYSQEETPLGTGGAVLHALPLMQGDCFPVFNGDTFLELDPRKLLQWHVENGCDITIALRELQNFERYGCITLTKGKMVETFSEKKSRQSGLINAGVYVMSRKSLKGLKLPEKFSLETELLQKNPDQLKIGGFVSQGYFIDIGVQEDYNRACREIPGLLNSVCGR
- a CDS encoding glycosyltransferase family 39 protein, which translates into the protein MKKKHLILLILVLGLALRLYRLSDFCLDWDEHYGLKINRECSALSLVSRVLQEDTHPPTYYLLERPFLKLPFSLETCLRLVSVFFGVAGIYYTFRLGSFMFGLNAGLFAALLCAFNPFHFYHSQEARMYSMLYWASAQFILYYLRFRENPGRKSLAVLVVSSLAGFYSDYYFIFVFAFAALHFLATLNQKAGLRSLFVWMLSVFAGLSPVLIFGSVSPLNSRYGTLLKSCAGWLPPTHFFEFIEIIRHFLEGYFYYYSWWAITLFLLIVLTTMLLRVYRGQNSGELFLLGYLLIPLLLLFFTSELFFHFSGVAVYRMRHGIIALPALLIFMARFFTLLPGMVRIPALGALLLIFFQSILGYQDNLDRSLFQIRDYLKGLGGTVFTSPFALSEVAGSYIAGSRSLAWPSYKGLSAGSIETLIDAQTGTGNVFLVFREIGQRLGESQPQDLIARDYLRKKYSLNPQAVFFSPQSPYQAITVYGNSQPCSTGEIYSLKLKNRLPMGYNLYSEDEPEAIQTIADDNGTASLTLSTGKCYHLDAWRRLHTWSENVHSQLFNPSLCLPPLLFLKRGEEVRNLNIPFYFRTPWILLLDLAWCFLLFSSILGLLQSDLRNYRELLLGWFSGIASEFRQKMESEHLNPPLFFTLVFAFTVLLFSEHSLGISATSAKTVGLLGIYCIYLLGKELFGVKTGLYSALFASLSPFLFCLNLQFPEASVTVFLTAFYLFLFLRFLRGGCSWELLACVSLAGFTFSQGGFLGIYLFSILFSVIHKKELNRDHFLKWQAAVLIFSSPSIIYFLSGLQKFRPKSFDLLCTQYWNQIPALHDFIYSFTNGFLFSVQFRYAAMLVGITLISGVFTAGRCGELRKFLSICSAILLSLTLLFMFHPFANGPAVNPEATEFGFLAPLILILFGYIAGKLPNPFAALFSLAIMLIFLQGDLDTLLKCDHSLSQLKQYLDKDLREGTNLLYSPSERSSQVAQRLMCRLIPLLEKKEMSMDLARERLNQKLIPGHENVLFIENSPEQVSSIGEREAEITRCLIRENNLVPAFAFNTPGSAPFSLVAFRQRTSTVSETESQLQLKFDCSTILEYYSEENWRNPQVQLWNYNFKVPLSTGTVNHFRMSRALDYCPFFYASWELPPVVSTGGGNLEFDLRLPLIFRKWWILMINAAWFVLLLIALGNCLPCRKLKIYLKPPVQLIYFYAAERAFTLISRLKIQAAELRSCLSAPGAVAAVCRHPLTIFTLYAAAILLVDINGACPEYPEISLSKALGLDYGSLRICSILASIAGGFLTYRLVKSVSGAGTARLSLMLLPLIPLYFLYAQQDLIRIINFDLSLIFWSAVLPLTLGKALLTAAAALLGLFEPDLLWMALISGGILYLLFIGKWERKPGLFQTAWISLFILYRLLILIESGIQVSWHSELVGQFQKLLGGFYFCGDETSVQIMWLLTLLLGYRMVPKAGRTMLYYLFITLFTADTLLAVPPFLALLCHPVSGVNAMARRIWLFSLVLIFLQQDINTLANKDRSYFQLKQCLKVDCEKPDKFLISPDRDLAAGREILTHKALALSQCRETWENGLQDRYHLIVRNLSHSGDKYFEQDNQKVSRFTEKYNLQPVRAFLSPNSAPGSLILYDKSSGREDGTAALELTFPDKLSLEIYKENEPSQRKILPFGRKYELSLTCGEIYNLELCRDFRHWPFDFSICSLPPLLILSPGNYQIEISPPFYFNLFYIMLLNLCWISALCCPAFLLVSQLAWKLQEKRAEGQAL